A segment of the Ruegeria sp. AD91A genome:
ACCAACGGTGTTCAGCAGCGCCGCCTCGTTCGCGCCCTGGATCAGGGCTTGCGTGAAGTAGGACGACTCCATCACAGCATCCTGCAACTCGCCGCCCAGCCCGTCGAATACTTTGGCAGACATCGAGGTATGTTCTGTGCCGCAGAAGAACTTCAGGTTCACGGATTGCGAGACCACAGGTGCCATGTTCGCATACGCCACCGCCGAAGCCCAGGTTTCCGCCCCGTCGATTAGACCGGTTTTGAGCGCATCCAGCGTTTCTTCCCATGCTACCGGCACAGGGTTCAGATTCAGCAGTTGCATTGCGATCCGACCCAGCTGCGTGCCCGTCACGCGGTTCTTGGTGCCAAACAACTCTTCAAGCTTGGTCACGGTCGGCTTGTCGGCAAAGGTCGAGCCCATTTGCAGACCGCGCAGTTCGCAGTGGGTGAACAGGAATTTCAACCCGTGCCGCTTTTCCAGCGGATCGCGCAGGATGCGCTGGCTGGCCGGGCTGTAGAAGAAATGATACTGCGCCGCACGGCTCGGGAACATGTAGGCATAGTCCAGAACGTTCAGATAAGGCGCACCGCCGGCCGAGTTTTGGGTCGAGGCTGCGTATATATCGACGATTCCCTGCTGCGTTTTCTCAACGCAGCTGAGTTGTCCGCAGATCTGGTTGTCGCCGATGAACTCGATCCGAATCTCACCATCGGTCCTCTCTTCCAGATCGCGCGCGAATTCGATGGCTCCGGCGCGTTCAATCAGAAGGTTGCGGGTGTTGAAGCCCGAAGCACCGAATTTCAACGTGTGCTTTGGTTCTTTAGAAAAGCGTTTTTCGTAAGTGGATTCTGCCGCTTGCGCCAGATTTGCCAGGCTCATCGCCCCACCAAATCCTCCTGCCGCAAGTAGCGTCGAGCTCATGCCGTAACGACCCGCCACCCGGAAAAAATCCCGCCGCGAAATACCACTCAGTTTTCGACCAATCTCCATTGCTTACCTCCCTGTTCGCAATTATTGAGACGTTTTGTATCAAAAAAGACTAGTATAATTCTTGCATCTTGCATAGAGTTTTTTTCAACGACGTTGGAAGGAGGCGGTCATGGAAGTGGATTATGCGGTAGTTGGCGCGGGGTCTTCGGGTTGTGTCATCGCCAACCGGCTCAGCGCCGACCCCAACACGACCGTCGCGCTGTTGGAGGCCGGCGGCCGCGACACCAACCCCTGGATCCACATCCCGGTTGGCTATTTCAAGACCATGCACAATCCTTCGGTGGACTGGTGTTACAGGACCGAGCCTGATCCCGGTCTGAACGGGCGCTCGATCGACTGGCCGCGCGGGAAAGTGCTGGGCGGCTCATCCTCACTGAACGGTTTGCTCTATGTGCGCGGCCAAAAGGAAGATTATGACCGCTGGCGCCAGATGGGGAATGTCGGTTGGGGTTGGGACGACGTGCTGCCGCTGTTTAAACGCAGCGAAGATCAAGAGCGCGGCGAAGACCCGTATCACGGTGTCGGCGGGCCGCTATCGGTGTCGAACATGCGCATTCAGCGACCGATCTGCGACGCATGGGTCGCGGCAGCACAAGCCGCCGGATACCCTTTCAATCCAGATTACAACGGCGCAGATCAGGAAGGCGTAGGGTACTTTCAGCTGACCACCCGCAATGGCCGCAGGTGCAGTTCAGCCGTGGCGTATTTGAAACCAATTCGAAATAGGCAAAACCTGAATATCATCACGAAAGCACTGGTGACACGCATAACGCTGGATGGGAAACGGGCGACCGGACTTGTCTATAGGGATCGCGCAGGCAATGAGATAACCCTCAAGGTACGGCGCGAAATCATCCTGTCCGGTGGCGCAATCAACTCTCCTCAAATTCTGATGTTGTCGGGTATCGGCGACCCTGACCACCTGAAGAAAAACGGGATCGATCCGGTACATGCCTTGCCCAGTGTCGGCAAAAGACTGCAAGATCATTTGCAAGCCCGTCTCGTTTTCAAATGCAATGAGCCCACATTGAATGACGAGGTGCGCAGCCTGATCAATCAGGCCCGCATTGCGCTAAAATACGCGTTGTTCCGCGCAGGTCCGATGACCATGGCAGCCAGCCTTGCAACTGGATTCATGAAAACACGCCCGGACGTGGAAACGCCCGACATTCAGTTCCATGTACAACCATGGTCCGCCGACAGCCCCGGCGAAGGCGTACATCCGTTTTCCGCCTTTACCATGTCCGTGTGCCAGCTGCGGCCGGAAAGCAGAGGTGAACTGCACCTGAACGGCCCGGACCCATCACAGCATGTAAAGATCATTCCGAACTATCTGTCGACGGAAACGGATTGCCAGACCATCGTCGACGGCGTGAACATCGCCCGCAGAATCGCTCAGCATAATCCGCTGGCATCGAAGATTTCCGAAGAGTTCCGCCCGACATCTCAACTCTCTGCCGACGATTACGAGGGCACTCTGGACTGGGTCAGGTCGAATTCCGTTTCGATCTATCACCCAACGGGGACCTGCGCGATGGGTACGAATGAAACCGCAGTCGTAGATCCTGTGCTAAAGGTTCACGGTATCGAAAACCTGCGGGTCGCGGATTGTTCGATCATGCCCGAAATCGTCAGCGGCAACACAAACGCCCCCGCGATCATGATCGGAGAAAAGGCGAGTGACTTACTTGCCGCCGGAACATAGCGCAGCGCGCTCCGCGTCCAAATGCCCAGACAATCCGGGCAACTCGGCTTGCATATCTTCGGGATATTCGGATGATACCATCCCTGCCCTGACTTACCGCGGAGGCGGCGTCAGCCATAGCGCGGACATCCCATAGTTGGAATTCTTCAACTCCTGTTTGGCAATAGCTTGAAGATGAACCTCATCAGGACCATCGGCGTAGCGCAACGCCCGGGCCCAAGTGTAACTGTCGGCCAATGGCGTGTCAGGCGTCATGCCCATTGCGCCAAAGACCTGCATTGCACGGTCCGTAACCGTTGCATGCACCTGGGGCGCTACCACCTTGATCAGAGATATTTCGCGGAACGCCTTTTTCGCGCCCACCTGATCTATCTTCCAGGCCGCCTTCAGGGTCAACAGCCTGGCCTGTTCGATCTCTAACCGGGATTTCGCGATCCATTCGCGGATCACGCCTTGTTCCGAAAGTTGCTTGCCAAAGGTCTTACGTTCCTGGGCGCGTTCCACCATCAAGTTCAGTGCCATTTCCGCCGCCCCGATCGAGCGCATGCAATGATGAATACGCCCCGGCCCAAGCCGGGCCTGAGCCAGTGCAAAACCGCTGCCCTCTTCGCCCAGCAGATTGCCGACCGGGACGCGCACGTCCTTGAAAACCAGTTCAGCATGACCTTCGGGATCGTGCATGTTCAGGATCGTCGGATTGCGCACGATCTCCAAACCGGGCGTATTCTTTGGAACGATGATCATGCTTTGCTGTTTATGGCGATCGGCGTTTGGGTCGGTTTTGCCCATGACGATGAATAGTCTGGTGTTGGGGTGGCAAGCATTGGTGATAAACCACTTGCGGCCATTGATGACGTATTCATCACCCGCGCGCCGGATGGATG
Coding sequences within it:
- a CDS encoding TRAP transporter substrate-binding protein is translated as MEIGRKLSGISRRDFFRVAGRYGMSSTLLAAGGFGGAMSLANLAQAAESTYEKRFSKEPKHTLKFGASGFNTRNLLIERAGAIEFARDLEERTDGEIRIEFIGDNQICGQLSCVEKTQQGIVDIYAASTQNSAGGAPYLNVLDYAYMFPSRAAQYHFFYSPASQRILRDPLEKRHGLKFLFTHCELRGLQMGSTFADKPTVTKLEELFGTKNRVTGTQLGRIAMQLLNLNPVPVAWEETLDALKTGLIDGAETWASAVAYANMAPVVSQSVNLKFFCGTEHTSMSAKVFDGLGGELQDAVMESSYFTQALIQGANEAALLNTVGFSDPQLPHTIFAENGVRPAFLPDDQIKLAEEMCAPNFNPEPWAQWRERLNKWAGGIDTYQEIYDIAREIPADTLPENVEPRRWWKGEA
- a CDS encoding GMC family oxidoreductase, with the protein product MEVDYAVVGAGSSGCVIANRLSADPNTTVALLEAGGRDTNPWIHIPVGYFKTMHNPSVDWCYRTEPDPGLNGRSIDWPRGKVLGGSSSLNGLLYVRGQKEDYDRWRQMGNVGWGWDDVLPLFKRSEDQERGEDPYHGVGGPLSVSNMRIQRPICDAWVAAAQAAGYPFNPDYNGADQEGVGYFQLTTRNGRRCSSAVAYLKPIRNRQNLNIITKALVTRITLDGKRATGLVYRDRAGNEITLKVRREIILSGGAINSPQILMLSGIGDPDHLKKNGIDPVHALPSVGKRLQDHLQARLVFKCNEPTLNDEVRSLINQARIALKYALFRAGPMTMAASLATGFMKTRPDVETPDIQFHVQPWSADSPGEGVHPFSAFTMSVCQLRPESRGELHLNGPDPSQHVKIIPNYLSTETDCQTIVDGVNIARRIAQHNPLASKISEEFRPTSQLSADDYEGTLDWVRSNSVSIYHPTGTCAMGTNETAVVDPVLKVHGIENLRVADCSIMPEIVSGNTNAPAIMIGEKASDLLAAGT
- a CDS encoding acyl-CoA dehydrogenase family protein codes for the protein MDFAPSPRAEEMHDRLKAFMQAHIYPRIRDHKEEIEAGHFPVSFMEDLKSLARAEGLWNMFLPSLRDDEPGTRLSNLDYAPLAELMGQVNWSSEVFNCNAPDTGNMELLHMFATPEQREEWLVPLLNGKIRSAFAMTEPDVASSDATNITTSIRRAGDEYVINGRKWFITNACHPNTRLFIVMGKTDPNADRHKQQSMIIVPKNTPGLEIVRNPTILNMHDPEGHAELVFKDVRVPVGNLLGEEGSGFALAQARLGPGRIHHCMRSIGAAEMALNLMVERAQERKTFGKQLSEQGVIREWIAKSRLEIEQARLLTLKAAWKIDQVGAKKAFREISLIKVVAPQVHATVTDRAMQVFGAMGMTPDTPLADSYTWARALRYADGPDEVHLQAIAKQELKNSNYGMSALWLTPPPR